One segment of Diaphorobacter sp. HDW4B DNA contains the following:
- a CDS encoding Ig-like domain-containing protein, giving the protein MSEPTTSFSQAPQEEPSTAPNRRTLRKVSPGALLALGVIAGGSLSSVFAATARDDFIAVQEGTTVAGDVGTNDDFVAGQATFTAANPSDLVFTNPSQGTYSLSQSASPSPLPYGFNQYSYGYTLSEGSSSTPASLAVYVNSNTNTVFPKADSYSIPANQPFVFKPYANDDVSKTTAPITALNLRSTANGKLIDLSSGSFDPNASFLYIPDVGFSGFDNSVYVVMEPNSNTFMGYASAAAVISFQVNAAPVPPAPPAPPSAPAPAPGTGPLATNDSYGIYPGSYVYQDVTVNDNWGDTASDPSMYAVVTVVTPPANAENFLFDIGGPQAPGQFYYTAKASSFGQPDSFTYSLTKYWTDSNNNPMSSSSTATVTITPVTRLVADTVNADAGVPLNASVTGNDDPNQMASGTFREVDAPAHGSLTFNSDGTYTYTPDATYAGPDLFTYNLEEKDSQGNVLGTHQKVAVNITVTAAPPPPPPPPAPSPSPSPSPSPSPSPSPAPSPVPGEVQAVPAMNGAGLAGLSTLLAGVAALAQRRRRRGTNQQDR; this is encoded by the coding sequence ATGTCAGAGCCAACAACATCGTTCAGCCAGGCGCCGCAGGAAGAACCTTCGACAGCGCCCAATCGTCGCACTTTGCGGAAAGTCTCGCCCGGCGCTTTGTTGGCTTTGGGTGTCATAGCCGGTGGATCTTTATCATCCGTCTTTGCGGCAACGGCAAGGGACGACTTTATCGCTGTGCAAGAAGGTACTACGGTTGCTGGGGACGTAGGGACTAACGATGATTTCGTCGCTGGGCAAGCGACCTTTACCGCTGCCAATCCTTCTGATCTGGTATTTACAAATCCATCCCAAGGCACTTATTCCCTGTCCCAGAGTGCTAGCCCTTCTCCCTTGCCCTATGGATTCAATCAGTACTCCTATGGGTACACCTTGTCGGAGGGGAGCTCAAGCACCCCCGCCAGCCTCGCTGTTTATGTCAACAGCAACACGAACACCGTCTTTCCCAAGGCGGATTCCTACTCGATTCCGGCGAATCAGCCGTTTGTGTTCAAACCCTATGCCAACGATGACGTCAGTAAAACAACTGCACCGATCACCGCATTGAACTTGCGGTCCACGGCAAACGGAAAGTTGATTGACCTGAGCTCTGGGAGTTTCGATCCCAACGCGAGCTTTCTCTACATTCCTGATGTGGGATTTTCGGGGTTCGACAATTCGGTTTACGTTGTAATGGAGCCGAATTCAAACACTTTCATGGGCTACGCGAGCGCTGCGGCAGTGATTTCTTTCCAGGTCAACGCAGCACCTGTTCCACCAGCCCCACCGGCACCGCCGTCGGCCCCGGCTCCCGCTCCGGGCACTGGCCCGTTGGCAACCAATGACTCCTACGGCATCTATCCCGGATCGTACGTTTACCAAGACGTGACTGTGAACGATAACTGGGGCGACACCGCGTCTGATCCGAGTATGTACGCAGTGGTTACTGTCGTCACACCACCCGCGAATGCGGAAAACTTCCTGTTCGACATTGGCGGGCCGCAAGCGCCCGGGCAGTTCTATTACACGGCCAAGGCTAGCAGCTTTGGTCAGCCAGACTCGTTCACGTATTCGCTTACCAAGTATTGGACCGACAGTAACAACAATCCCATGAGTTCGAGTTCAACCGCTACCGTGACAATCACCCCCGTGACACGCTTGGTGGCCGACACGGTAAACGCTGATGCAGGCGTGCCGCTCAATGCCTCGGTAACCGGAAATGACGACCCGAACCAAATGGCAAGCGGGACATTCCGTGAAGTGGATGCACCGGCACACGGATCACTGACGTTCAACTCTGACGGCACTTACACCTACACGCCCGATGCCACCTATGCAGGCCCGGATCTATTTACGTACAACCTGGAAGAAAAAGACAGCCAGGGTAACGTGCTGGGAACGCATCAAAAGGTCGCGGTCAATATTACGGTAACGGCGGCACCACCACCACCACCACCACCACCTGCGCCATCGCCATCACCATCACCATCACCATCGCCATCACCATCGCCGTCACCCGCTCCATCACCTGTACCGGGTGAAGTGCAAGCGGTGCCGGCAATGAACGGCGCAGGATTGGCTGGCCTGTCCACGTTGTTGGCTGGCGTGGCCGCGTTGGCCCAGCGTCGCCGACGTCGAGGCACGAATCAACAAGACCGATAA
- a CDS encoding galactosyltransferase-related protein, which yields MTATILMTYRELNPERRNNLMTTMRWLAQEAPQVPLLIVEQDTQPRLFGELPHPNFQSIFAFNPHGFNRSWGFNVGTRMTQSKVMVFTDADLIVRGQLRPMIDACEHQYPVVKPYESVRDLSETESETLHQGHWDHVPAPRPEALREKLMIPGGMFAIRRDAFFHIGGWDERFVGWGGEDNALAIKLERARIQASVIPGMALHLWHARADAQMDQQLYQNNLALLDSLIQCSEARMARMVEVQRQIMGYQEKYRPTNFAK from the coding sequence ATGACTGCCACCATATTGATGACTTATCGGGAGTTGAATCCTGAGCGCCGCAACAACCTTATGACCACTATGCGATGGTTGGCGCAGGAAGCCCCTCAGGTCCCATTGTTGATTGTGGAACAGGATACTCAGCCGCGTTTGTTCGGTGAGTTGCCTCATCCCAATTTTCAGAGCATTTTTGCATTCAACCCGCATGGATTCAACCGCTCATGGGGCTTCAACGTAGGCACGCGTATGACCCAATCAAAGGTCATGGTATTCACAGATGCGGATCTGATCGTGCGGGGTCAGTTGCGCCCGATGATCGATGCGTGCGAGCACCAATATCCGGTCGTCAAACCCTATGAAAGTGTGCGCGATCTCAGCGAAACAGAAAGCGAGACTTTGCACCAGGGTCATTGGGATCACGTACCTGCTCCCCGCCCTGAAGCGCTGCGTGAAAAATTGATGATACCCGGCGGAATGTTTGCCATACGGCGCGACGCATTTTTTCATATCGGTGGCTGGGACGAGCGCTTTGTGGGCTGGGGCGGCGAAGACAATGCATTGGCTATCAAATTGGAGCGGGCACGCATTCAAGCGAGCGTGATACCGGGAATGGCCTTGCATCTATGGCACGCGCGTGCGGATGCTCAAATGGATCAACAGCTCTACCAGAACAATTTGGCGCTGCTCGACAGTCTGATCCAATGCAGTGAAGCTCGTATGGCGCGAATGGTCGAAGTACAGCGCCAAATTATGGGCTACCAAGAAAAATATCGCCCTACCAATTTCGCAAAATGA
- a CDS encoding glycosyltransferase family 4 protein, translating into MTVSQTLRVISFLDSRAPSAQTDLSWLAIRQIRALVNAGISVQWHILETPATGLSVMQTQPLVALNAAAIEYMAQHDVRLADLPALVKRTVVQGDADILLAITSPEWWAPLLGNAKRRIAYLERNLHWPQHMLLRLCAMCDEVWLPDAQWGDTILASNVGLELAVIPPIRMHRMSGNIAQDRLQAFQTSLEIPVDSLVFLCVLDNHGMQACSHLLAAWGKAFGERPDVNVSLILHCPPHFVDHTVHGGSVHAADWVDTKMESSKHSGIVLLDQNLNAEGAELLRACSHIQIVTTAGDGLGLRVMDAVEAGNAVVGPATQGLEGLLGPDWQGFSVEGKSPTDALAQALCDAYEHTFDEGPRRTVIQWYAANHLSEAAFVQRVLQRLPTLQVHA; encoded by the coding sequence ATGACCGTGTCGCAGACTTTGCGCGTCATCAGTTTTTTGGATTCGCGCGCCCCCTCGGCGCAAACGGATCTTTCCTGGCTCGCAATACGACAAATACGCGCATTGGTGAACGCTGGAATCTCTGTGCAATGGCACATTCTGGAAACACCGGCTACTGGGCTTAGTGTCATGCAGACTCAGCCTTTGGTGGCACTTAACGCGGCCGCCATTGAGTACATGGCGCAGCACGATGTACGGCTAGCCGATTTGCCAGCATTGGTGAAACGAACCGTTGTGCAAGGCGACGCGGATATCCTGCTGGCCATAACCTCACCTGAATGGTGGGCTCCATTGCTGGGGAACGCCAAACGGCGCATCGCTTATCTGGAGCGCAACCTGCACTGGCCTCAACACATGCTGTTGCGTCTATGCGCAATGTGCGACGAAGTTTGGCTGCCCGATGCGCAATGGGGAGACACTATTCTCGCAAGCAATGTTGGATTGGAGTTGGCAGTGATACCGCCGATCCGTATGCATCGCATGAGTGGCAATATTGCACAGGATCGCTTGCAGGCCTTTCAAACGTCGCTTGAGATACCGGTAGATAGTCTCGTGTTTCTTTGCGTGCTCGATAACCATGGCATGCAAGCCTGCAGTCATCTGCTGGCGGCGTGGGGCAAGGCTTTTGGTGAGCGCCCGGATGTCAATGTATCGCTGATATTGCATTGCCCACCGCACTTTGTCGATCATACAGTTCATGGCGGATCAGTGCATGCGGCCGACTGGGTCGATACGAAGATGGAATCATCGAAACATTCTGGCATTGTGCTGCTGGATCAAAACCTCAACGCTGAAGGCGCAGAACTGCTGCGCGCTTGCTCGCATATACAGATCGTGACGACCGCAGGCGATGGGCTGGGCCTGCGGGTCATGGATGCGGTTGAAGCAGGTAATGCCGTCGTCGGTCCAGCCACGCAAGGCCTTGAAGGCTTGCTCGGGCCTGATTGGCAGGGTTTCTCGGTGGAGGGTAAATCGCCGACTGATGCCTTGGCACAGGCATTGTGCGATGCCTACGAACATACGTTTGATGAAGGTCCACGTCGCACGGTGATTCAGTGGTACGCGGCAAACCACCTGTCTGAAGCAGCCTTTGTGCAACGCGTATTGCAGCGTTTGCCAACACTGCAGGTTCATGCATGA
- a CDS encoding glycosyltransferase: MKTSKRFHFICGLSPQTEPFHLVHYLCLASCLAVNQPDELNVHVRNEPYGPLWDRIKGRVTLRHIDEESTKGFTLAYYAEHAEGRLIAKHANNYAHEADFIRLAVLAREGGVYVDIDTLFVEPYPGSLYTESCVLCEEGASLSGEGVLSPVLCNAVIFAQPGSSFIEQWAREAKVVFDGTWSKHSCQLATKLWNQLPGQLRIAPRQWFYHFGYDRNGIRSLFEHAAPVPEQLMSIHLWASLWWSKERTELTRFHAGLLDENYVCRSPSTYAVLARQFL, from the coding sequence ATGAAGACCTCGAAACGATTCCATTTCATCTGCGGATTGAGTCCGCAGACTGAGCCCTTTCATCTCGTTCACTATCTATGCTTGGCATCTTGCTTGGCCGTGAATCAACCGGACGAGCTGAACGTGCACGTGCGTAACGAACCTTATGGACCTTTGTGGGACAGGATCAAAGGACGCGTAACGCTGCGCCATATCGACGAAGAAAGTACAAAGGGATTTACTCTAGCGTACTACGCTGAGCATGCAGAAGGTCGTTTGATAGCGAAACACGCCAACAACTATGCGCACGAGGCTGATTTCATTCGACTCGCTGTACTGGCGCGCGAGGGCGGCGTCTATGTGGACATTGACACCCTATTCGTCGAGCCCTATCCCGGCAGCTTGTATACCGAGTCCTGCGTACTGTGCGAAGAAGGTGCCTCGCTCTCGGGGGAGGGTGTACTGAGCCCTGTTTTGTGCAACGCAGTGATTTTTGCGCAACCGGGAAGCTCCTTTATCGAGCAGTGGGCTAGAGAAGCCAAGGTCGTTTTCGACGGCACTTGGAGCAAACATTCTTGTCAGCTCGCAACAAAACTCTGGAATCAGCTTCCTGGGCAGTTGCGCATTGCGCCGCGTCAGTGGTTCTATCACTTTGGTTACGACCGCAACGGCATTCGCTCGTTGTTTGAGCATGCCGCTCCTGTCCCTGAGCAACTGATGAGCATTCACTTATGGGCAAGTCTTTGGTGGTCAAAAGAGCGGACAGAACTCACGCGATTTCATGCCGGGCTCCTGGATGAAAATTACGTGTGTCGCAGCCCAAGCACCTACGCAGTGCTTGCTCGGCAGTTTTTGTGA
- a CDS encoding GntR family transcriptional regulator yields the protein MPTIAAKVQSLISEQIISGQFKPGTRLDERELAQQFNVSRTPVREALRQLAARGLTQLLPMRGVVVSEISVKDLTEILHANCELEAMCARLAAESMTTMEKSELQYIHERTNEYVAEGNLDKYLDANRELHQLIQEGAHNSVISKMVGEIRDRLSPYRQFHPAETDRLAVSRDAHKEIVEAIMQGNGEAAYLAMRAHNAHLGNAALRALRQSKEAEDAAPAQEIEPARKRAAVKTAKSAATTKAAKPAKPEKAVAATRTRRVS from the coding sequence ATGCCCACCATTGCGGCCAAAGTCCAGTCCTTGATTTCCGAGCAGATCATCAGCGGCCAATTCAAGCCCGGCACCCGGCTGGATGAGCGCGAGTTGGCGCAGCAGTTCAACGTCTCGCGCACGCCCGTGCGGGAAGCGCTGCGCCAATTGGCGGCGCGCGGGCTCACGCAACTGCTGCCGATGCGCGGCGTGGTGGTCTCGGAGATCAGCGTCAAAGACCTCACCGAAATCCTGCACGCCAACTGCGAGCTCGAAGCCATGTGCGCGCGCTTGGCGGCCGAGTCCATGACCACCATGGAGAAGTCCGAGCTGCAGTACATCCACGAGCGCACCAACGAATACGTGGCCGAGGGCAATCTCGACAAGTACCTCGACGCCAACCGCGAGTTGCACCAGCTCATCCAGGAGGGCGCGCACAACTCCGTCATCTCCAAGATGGTGGGTGAAATTCGCGACCGCCTGAGCCCGTATCGCCAATTCCATCCGGCCGAGACCGATCGCCTCGCCGTCTCGCGCGATGCGCACAAGGAAATCGTCGAAGCCATCATGCAAGGCAACGGCGAAGCCGCCTATCTGGCCATGCGCGCGCACAACGCGCATCTGGGCAATGCGGCATTGCGGGCACTGCGCCAGTCCAAAGAAGCAGAAGATGCCGCGCCTGCGCAGGAGATAGAACCGGCCCGCAAGCGCGCTGCCGTCAAGACGGCAAAGTCCGCCGCGACCACCAAAGCTGCAAAGCCTGCCAAGCCCGAAAAAGCCGTAGCGGCGACACGCACACGTCGAGTTTCGTGA
- a CDS encoding malonic semialdehyde reductase gives MVLDTAGADALFLNARSQNGFLADRPVEEATLRRLYELMKMGPTSANCSPLRVVFLTTAEARARLVPALSPGNVAKTASAPVTALLAWDTRFFEQATRLFPHNPQLYDGFANNAEHAHATAFRNATLQAGYFLLAARAVGLDCGPMSGFNEALVNSTFFPDGQYRINFLCNLGYGDPEKLFGRLPRLAFEEACELL, from the coding sequence ATGGTGCTCGACACTGCCGGCGCTGACGCGCTGTTTCTCAACGCCCGCTCTCAGAACGGTTTTCTTGCCGACCGCCCTGTCGAGGAGGCCACGCTGCGCCGCCTCTATGAGCTCATGAAAATGGGGCCCACCAGTGCCAACTGCAGTCCTCTGCGTGTGGTGTTTCTCACCACCGCCGAGGCCCGCGCGAGGCTGGTGCCTGCACTCAGTCCGGGCAATGTGGCCAAGACCGCGTCTGCGCCCGTCACCGCGCTGCTGGCGTGGGACACGCGCTTTTTCGAGCAGGCCACGCGCCTGTTCCCGCACAACCCGCAGCTCTACGATGGGTTTGCGAACAATGCCGAGCACGCCCATGCCACGGCGTTTCGCAATGCCACCTTGCAGGCGGGCTATTTTCTGCTTGCCGCGCGGGCCGTGGGTCTGGATTGCGGGCCGATGTCGGGGTTCAACGAAGCGTTGGTCAATTCCACCTTCTTTCCCGACGGACAATACCGCATCAATTTCTTGTGCAATCTCGGTTATGGAGACCCCGAGAAGCTGTTCGGCAGATTGCCGCGTCTGGCCTTCGAGGAGGCTTGCGAACTGCTCTGA
- a CDS encoding tripartite tricarboxylate transporter substrate binding protein: MYRTLATVAAATLALCAASSALAQGNWPSKPITIVVPFGAGGNTDVMARMAAAHLGKALGTSVVVDNKPGASGLIAARQVLGAPADGHTLFMATATQIVTAPFVNASFNFDALKEFAPVVNIGANSFVLTTRSSLPAKNVGELITLAKQTPGKITYGSGGTGALTQLSAYLFAKRAGVEMTHVPYKGGAAVMTDLIGGQIDMYSASPSEVIPQMNSGKIRLLAISSPTRLKELPNVPTIAETFPGYEVSTWNGLVAKAGTPPEVLDRIASEVAKMKDDPAIVKKLEDMGVVPMFVTRAAFGAQIQREVDMWGKALKNSGIQAD, translated from the coding sequence ATGTATCGAACACTCGCCACAGTGGCTGCTGCAACCCTCGCACTGTGCGCCGCAAGCTCCGCTCTCGCACAGGGCAACTGGCCCAGCAAGCCCATCACCATCGTCGTGCCCTTCGGCGCGGGCGGCAACACCGATGTGATGGCGCGCATGGCAGCCGCCCATCTTGGCAAGGCGCTGGGCACCTCGGTGGTGGTGGACAACAAGCCCGGTGCGTCGGGCCTGATCGCCGCGCGTCAGGTGCTGGGTGCACCGGCTGACGGCCACACGCTGTTCATGGCGACGGCCACGCAGATCGTCACCGCGCCATTCGTGAACGCGAGCTTCAATTTCGATGCGCTCAAGGAATTCGCGCCGGTGGTCAACATTGGCGCCAACTCCTTTGTGCTGACCACGCGCTCCTCGTTGCCAGCCAAGAATGTGGGCGAGCTGATCACGTTGGCCAAGCAGACTCCCGGCAAGATCACTTATGGCAGCGGCGGCACAGGTGCGCTCACGCAGTTGTCGGCCTATCTTTTTGCCAAGCGGGCAGGCGTGGAGATGACCCACGTGCCCTACAAGGGCGGCGCGGCCGTGATGACCGATCTGATCGGCGGCCAGATCGATATGTATTCCGCCAGTCCGTCGGAAGTCATTCCGCAGATGAACAGCGGAAAGATTCGCCTGCTCGCCATCTCCAGCCCCACGCGCCTGAAGGAGTTGCCGAACGTGCCCACCATTGCCGAGACCTTTCCCGGCTATGAAGTGAGCACCTGGAACGGTCTGGTGGCCAAGGCCGGCACACCGCCCGAAGTGCTCGACCGCATCGCAAGCGAGGTCGCGAAGATGAAGGACGATCCGGCCATCGTCAAGAAACTCGAAGACATGGGCGTGGTGCCGATGTTCGTGACCCGTGCCGCCTTTGGCGCGCAGATCCAGCGCGAAGTGGACATGTGGGGCAAGGCCCTCAAGAACTCCGGCATCCAGGCCGATTGA
- a CDS encoding fumarylacetoacetate hydrolase family protein: MQWFGIAAYAASNGGERVGLVVDEKVYDAQDALKASGLQLPADLGTLLAHWESSGAIVKALEDAGAAIRSGKLELPVQRGAIGVPYSPTRIFATASNYYEHAAEMGTKLAARSESTPYIFIKADSSITATKTAVVMPSNTMKLDWEVELAVIIGKGGRNISAANAYEHIAGYTVINDVSARDLTRRSDYPFSHDWFRGKSFDTFAPIGPWFVPRDCLGDPMKLRMQLTVNGESMQDALTEGMIFNIAEQIEYLSSILTLRPGDMIATGTPTGVGMGKGIFLKPGDVMVASVEDIGSIENHIVAAAQ, from the coding sequence ATGCAATGGTTTGGAATCGCCGCCTACGCGGCAAGCAATGGTGGTGAACGCGTGGGACTGGTGGTGGACGAGAAGGTCTACGACGCACAGGACGCTTTGAAGGCTTCGGGCCTGCAGTTGCCCGCCGATCTGGGCACGTTGCTCGCCCACTGGGAAAGCTCTGGCGCAATCGTCAAAGCGCTTGAAGACGCGGGCGCGGCCATCCGCAGCGGAAAGCTGGAGTTGCCCGTGCAGCGCGGCGCAATCGGCGTGCCCTACTCGCCCACGCGCATCTTCGCCACGGCATCGAACTACTACGAACACGCGGCTGAGATGGGCACCAAGCTGGCTGCACGCAGCGAGAGTACGCCCTACATTTTCATCAAGGCCGACAGCAGCATCACGGCAACCAAGACCGCCGTGGTGATGCCATCGAACACCATGAAGCTCGACTGGGAAGTGGAACTGGCCGTCATCATCGGCAAGGGCGGTCGCAACATCAGCGCTGCGAATGCATACGAGCACATCGCGGGCTACACCGTGATCAACGACGTGAGCGCGCGCGACCTCACACGCCGTTCGGACTATCCGTTCTCGCACGACTGGTTCCGCGGCAAGAGTTTTGACACCTTCGCGCCCATCGGCCCCTGGTTCGTGCCGCGCGACTGTCTGGGCGATCCGATGAAGCTACGCATGCAGCTCACGGTGAATGGCGAATCCATGCAGGACGCGCTGACAGAAGGCATGATTTTCAACATCGCCGAGCAGATCGAATACCTCTCCAGCATCCTCACGCTGCGCCCCGGCGACATGATCGCAACCGGCACGCCGACGGGGGTGGGCATGGGCAAGGGCATCTTCCTGAAGCCGGGCGACGTGATGGTCGCATCGGTCGAAGACATCGGCTCCATCGAAAACCACATCGTGGCCGCTGCACAATAA
- a CDS encoding VOC family protein produces the protein MTQTEKSKLRPRRLGHMVLMVRDIQKSAKFYTEVLGLEVSDWIGENMVFLRAGTDHHDLALAQLPDQNSPDYNDLPRYSRPGLEHFSYLIDSEEEMERSVKVLQEHGVEIVRGIGRHGPGNNLFLVFKDPDGNNVEVYCDMTQIPQDGKHQAEVWERNLESFDQYRLERFVVPPPAHLVASKTQK, from the coding sequence ATGACGCAGACAGAAAAAAGCAAGCTCAGGCCGCGCCGACTCGGGCACATGGTGCTCATGGTGCGCGACATCCAGAAGTCGGCCAAGTTCTACACCGAGGTGCTGGGACTGGAAGTGTCGGACTGGATCGGTGAGAACATGGTGTTCCTGCGCGCAGGCACCGATCACCACGATCTCGCGCTCGCGCAATTGCCCGACCAGAACTCGCCCGACTACAACGACCTGCCGCGCTATTCGCGCCCTGGGCTCGAGCATTTCTCGTACCTGATCGACAGCGAGGAAGAGATGGAGCGCTCCGTGAAAGTGCTGCAGGAGCACGGCGTCGAGATCGTGCGCGGCATCGGTCGCCACGGCCCCGGCAACAACCTGTTCCTCGTCTTCAAGGACCCGGACGGCAACAACGTCGAGGTGTATTGCGACATGACCCAGATCCCGCAGGACGGCAAGCATCAGGCCGAAGTGTGGGAGCGCAATCTGGAGAGCTTCGACCAGTACCGGCTCGAGCGCTTCGTCGTGCCGCCGCCGGCACATCTGGTGGCGTCCAAGACGCAGAAGTAA
- a CDS encoding GlxA family transcriptional regulator → MTSFTILVPEGVLAGSVGASLDILSFARRCGAPTGSVDWQVASFASQVALSSGMSMSATPLAGLRLSPQSVLVIPGIGLDGDVPGYSAAGQGNINERYAQERLQARMAAPDATAYAQLAARHYAAGGRVAASCSGVLLLGMAGLLDGRRATTHWRLGDFVRRQFPKAQLDENRMLVEDGRITSAGAAMAQADLMLHLVQASIGGQEGEAVAQRVMQYLLVDSRSSQARYRVWEHMRGAGDDTAMRFEALIEARLPHIPTIADAADALGMTARTLSRRIAASTGLAPLQLVNTVRMRHAQRLLAQGDLPLEAVAQRVGYANATALRKLTMKMAQLPPGVLRHAAGVDEG, encoded by the coding sequence ATGACCAGTTTTACTATCCTGGTGCCAGAAGGTGTTCTGGCCGGTAGCGTAGGTGCCAGCCTCGACATTCTGAGCTTTGCCAGGCGTTGCGGCGCGCCGACTGGCAGCGTGGATTGGCAGGTCGCCAGCTTCGCGTCGCAGGTGGCTTTGTCCAGCGGCATGTCGATGTCCGCAACGCCGCTGGCGGGCTTGCGCCTGTCGCCGCAATCGGTGCTGGTCATCCCCGGCATTGGGCTGGATGGGGATGTCCCCGGTTACAGCGCGGCCGGACAGGGCAACATCAACGAACGTTATGCGCAAGAGCGCTTGCAGGCGCGCATGGCTGCACCCGACGCCACGGCCTACGCTCAGTTGGCTGCGCGGCACTACGCAGCGGGAGGACGTGTGGCCGCTTCCTGCTCGGGTGTGCTGCTGCTGGGCATGGCGGGTTTGCTGGATGGGCGGCGCGCCACCACGCACTGGCGTCTGGGCGATTTTGTGCGCCGTCAGTTTCCCAAGGCCCAGTTGGATGAAAACCGCATGCTGGTGGAAGATGGCCGCATCACCAGCGCTGGTGCCGCCATGGCCCAGGCCGATTTGATGCTGCACCTGGTGCAAGCCTCCATCGGCGGCCAAGAGGGCGAAGCCGTGGCACAACGCGTCATGCAATACCTGCTGGTGGACAGCCGCAGCAGTCAGGCGCGCTACCGCGTGTGGGAACATATGCGCGGCGCGGGCGACGACACGGCCATGCGCTTTGAAGCCCTGATCGAAGCGCGCCTGCCCCACATCCCCACCATTGCTGACGCGGCCGATGCGCTGGGCATGACGGCGCGCACCCTGTCACGCCGCATCGCCGCCAGCACGGGGCTTGCACCGCTGCAACTCGTCAACACGGTGCGCATGCGCCACGCCCAGCGCTTGCTGGCACAGGGCGATTTGCCGCTGGAAGCCGTTGCCCAGCGTGTCGGCTATGCCAACGCCACGGCGCTGCGCAAGCTCACCATGAAAATGGCGCAACTGCCGCCGGGCGTGTTGCGACATGCGGCGGGGGTGGACGAGGGGTAA
- a CDS encoding YbfB/YjiJ family MFS transporter — protein MTAETPTRAPTPAPSPATAQTTASTIRHPFAIALALSLGAAVALGISRFSYGLLLPPMRDDLGWSYLLAGSMNTANALGYFGGALLTPWLMRRFGAWRLLMVGSVLAGAFMLASGAITDTGALMVQRVLAGAASALVFIAGGVLAARLGSMFATNAGFLIGLYYGGTGIGIALSALLVPASLGAAHAQGVAHSWQWPWLALGLACFVAAAAMAWPARQIGEPTRAQAGSSQFALRDFGFGLGGYFMFGAGYIGYMTFVVALLKQQGMSPTRITVFYALLGVAVLVSSRIWARMLDYFKGGQSLAILNLVLAVVTILPALTAWVPVVFVSGMVFGAVFLSVVASTTTLVRHNLPPSAWPAGISAFTTVFALGQIIGPTLVGWVADGEGGLERGLVVSAACLLLGAVLGWQQKALNV, from the coding sequence ATGACTGCAGAGACACCAACACGAGCACCAACACCCGCTCCCAGCCCTGCGACGGCGCAGACAACGGCCAGCACAATCCGCCATCCGTTCGCCATCGCGCTCGCCTTGTCGCTGGGTGCCGCCGTGGCGCTGGGGATTTCGCGTTTTTCGTATGGCTTGCTGCTGCCGCCCATGCGCGATGACCTCGGTTGGTCGTATCTGCTGGCGGGCAGCATGAACACCGCCAACGCCCTGGGCTACTTTGGCGGCGCGCTGCTCACGCCGTGGCTGATGCGGCGTTTTGGCGCTTGGCGTCTGCTGATGGTGGGTTCTGTTTTGGCAGGTGCCTTCATGCTGGCGTCAGGTGCCATCACCGATACGGGAGCGTTGATGGTGCAGCGCGTGCTTGCGGGTGCGGCGAGTGCCTTGGTCTTCATAGCAGGTGGCGTGCTTGCAGCGCGCCTGGGCAGCATGTTTGCCACGAATGCGGGCTTTTTGATTGGCCTGTACTACGGCGGCACGGGTATTGGCATTGCGCTGTCGGCCTTGCTGGTACCCGCCAGTTTGGGCGCTGCACATGCGCAAGGCGTGGCGCACAGTTGGCAATGGCCATGGCTGGCCTTGGGGTTGGCCTGCTTTGTGGCGGCTGCTGCCATGGCGTGGCCCGCGCGGCAGATTGGCGAGCCCACCCGTGCGCAGGCAGGCAGCAGCCAGTTTGCGCTGCGTGATTTTGGCTTTGGTCTGGGCGGCTATTTCATGTTTGGCGCGGGCTATATCGGCTACATGACCTTTGTCGTCGCCTTGCTCAAGCAGCAAGGCATGTCGCCCACACGCATCACCGTGTTCTACGCGCTGCTGGGCGTAGCTGTTCTGGTCAGCTCGCGCATCTGGGCACGCATGCTCGACTACTTCAAGGGCGGGCAGTCGCTCGCCATCCTGAACCTGGTGCTGGCCGTGGTCACCATCTTGCCCGCGCTCACGGCATGGGTGCCGGTGGTGTTTGTGTCAGGCATGGTGTTTGGCGCGGTGTTTTTGTCGGTCGTGGCATCGACCACGACGCTGGTGCGCCACAACCTCCCACCAAGCGCATGGCCTGCGGGCATCAGCGCTTTCACCACCGTGTTTGCGCTCGGCCAGATCATCGGCCCGACGCTGGTCGGTTGGGTCGCCGACGGCGAGGGCGGACTCGAGCGCGGACTGGTGGTATCGGCGGCTTGCTTGCTGCTGGGGGCGGTGTTGGGGTGGCAGCAGAAGGCCTTGAATGTTTGA